One window of Amaranthus tricolor cultivar Red isolate AtriRed21 chromosome 13, ASM2621246v1, whole genome shotgun sequence genomic DNA carries:
- the LOC130798448 gene encoding oleosin G-like, producing MAITTTTSTLHTFLRRLQHTSASNSTQHLPLLTLLISTAIFLLLATLTLTATLIGLVFFVLGLIVFVPFIILFSPIWLPIFVCVFVPLLGFVSLCGFGFVALAALWWVYRYCRGMHPPGSDRFDYARNSIANTARGARDYAREYGGYLHSKVKDAAPGA from the coding sequence ATGGCCATTACAACCACTACATCTACATTACACACCTTCTTACGCCGCCTTCAACACACCTCCGCCTCTAACTCCACCCAACATCTTCCCCTCCTTACCCTCCTTATCTCCACCGCCATATTCCTCCTGCTCGCCACCCTCACCCTAACCGCCACCCTCATCGGCCTCGTCTTTTTCGTTCTCGGTCTCATCGTTTTTGTTCCCTTCATCATCCTTTTTAGCCCCATTTGGCTCCCTATTTTTGTGTGTGTTTTTGTTCCTCTTCTCGGATTTGTATCTCTTTGTGGGTTTGGTTTCGTCGCCTTGGCTGCTTTGTGGTGGGTCTACCGGTACTGCCGGGGGATGCACCCACCAGGTTCCGACCGGTTTGATTATGCTAGGAACAGTATTGCCAATACGGCTCGAGGCGCCAGGGATTATGCTAGGGAGTATGGTGGGTATCTTCATTCTAAGGTTAAGGATGCGGCCCCTGGTGCTTAA